A window from Heteronotia binoei isolate CCM8104 ecotype False Entrance Well chromosome 15, APGP_CSIRO_Hbin_v1, whole genome shotgun sequence encodes these proteins:
- the ZNHIT1 gene encoding zinc finger HIT domain-containing protein 1, with product MVEKKVSARSQDPSQRRILDRATRQRRLNRQLEALENDNFQDDPHANMPQLVKRLPQFDDDAETGKKKKKTRGDHFKLRFRKNFQALLEEQNLNTSEGPNYLTACAPPSNLPQRHFCTVCGFPSNYTCVSCGARYCCVKCLGTHQETRCLKWTV from the exons CACGGTCCCAGGATCCCAGCCAGCGACGCATCTTGGATCGGGCCACCCGGCAGCGGCGTCTGAACCGCCAGCTGGAGGCCTTGGAGAATGACAACTTCCAGGATGACCCTCACGCTAACATGCCCCAGCTGGTGAAGCGGCTGCCGCAGTTTGATGATGACGCCGAAACGG ggaagaaaaagaagaaaacccgCGGGGATCATTTCAAGTTGCGTTTCCGCAAGAACTTCCAGGCTTTGCTGGAAGAACAG AACCTCAACACGAGCGAAGGGCCCAACTATCTCACAGCCTGCGCGCCTCCTTCTAACTTGCCCCAGCGTCACTTCTGCACTGTCTGTGGCTTCCCCTCAAACTATACTTGTGTGTCCTGCGGGGCCCGTTACTGCTGCGTGAAGTGTTTGGGAACACATCAAGAGACTCG gtGTCTGAAGTGGACAGTTTGA